DNA sequence from the Coccidioides posadasii str. Silveira chromosome 5, complete sequence genome:
ATAGTCTCAGGAATCAGTATTGCGGCTGATGGTTGGTTGACGTTGAGCGCGTAGTCAAGGCAGCCTAAAAATAGGAAAGTTGCGGGTAACCCGGTGTTGGAGCAGACGGTTGCTTGGGTggattaactagttaactatgtTGGAACCTATGCTTAGTCAGCCCTGACCTTGGCACCCGCTACACCTGGATTTTCACTCGTTTTCGCTACGCTAGCTAGATGGATAGATAACAACATGCTATTCTACATTCTATTACTAGgtctctactccgtacggagtataggATTCCACAGATTAGCAGGCGGTTAAGCGAGGGAGTTGTGTTAGCATATGCCAAGGCTAACACATCATCTCTTAACTAAGCACACGTGGCACGTGACCTGTAGCCCTTAAGGTTGGAAACCACCAGCTGTCCAGCGAAGGGCTGTCTGGTGTTTGTCTGCCACTGATTGCACATAAGAGCAAAGTTGCTCTGGTTGTGGCAACCTACCCTCTTCAGACACCTTTTTTTTACTTACTGTCAGTATCTAACTTTCCTGCCTTCGTCGATGGCAACGCCACTCGCTGCCGGAGTTCCCTACTGCCCCGCCAACCTGCGGGAGGATGAATGGTACATTAGAGTTGGAAAATCGTTGTTTCCGCTTGCCTATTTTGCAGATAGGGATGTTCCTCTGGAAGCAGAGCAGATTCACGTTCTACGCAAGCAGATGGGCAGTGTTGTGGTGGAACGAGACTCATCCTATGTCACGAAATTTGGTGGCTCAATCCGTCGATCCGAGGAGCACGCCATGATGCTGGTGGCCAAGCACACTTCTGTGCCTGTCCCAAGAGTATTTAATTCAGACATCAGGGATGATTATGGCCAGATAACTATGTCCATCATTCCTGGAAAGTCCCTCGACAAGTTATGGGCGTCCCTGAACGAGGTGACAAAGCTGAAGATATGTCGGAAAATCTGGGGCCTACTTGCCCAACTCCGAAGTATCCCGCGACCACCAGAGTGCGACGGCCTTTTCCAATGCTCTGCGGATGGCTCAAGCTCAACAGACCCACTTCTTGAAGACCTTGGTCCGCCACCCCATAGACCAATCCTCACAGATGAAGAACTTAGGGCACGCATCTACGAGCGATACATCCACTTTGGCGGCCGGCTCTACGAGCATACATTGCCAGATATGCTCCCGAGATCGTCACGCTCAGTCTTTACACACGCTGATATTGCTCCAAGAAATATCATGGTGGACAAAGAGCGCCAAATAACAGGGATTCTTGACTGGGAGTTTGCGGGATGGTACCCAGATTATTGGGAATATACCCAAATGATGAGACCTGGTGACGAGGTCACCTCTGACTGGCAGAGGTTTATGGATCTCACAGCTCCAGAGAAATGGGATCTTAGTGGTGTCAATGCCGTCAGAAAGATTTTGTTTTGATGGGGTTTTTTAAAAACAGGTTATATCTGAGATTTTTAATTTGTCAGTTGGAAAGTTTGATGGGCATATGTGCAAATGCGTCGGCGTTGGGCTAGCATTGATACCCCAAATGTACCATGTGTTCTATGGTTATTTCTCTCTACAAAATGCTATCATGCTTCGCTGTAAACAGGAGTAAGTAACCCTCATTTCCGAGCACCTATTAACTTCTGGACACAAGAAAGTCAGAAGGCTTACCTAGGTTCACATCTTCCAAGCCAGGCATCAGCGGCAGTGCTTCGTAGTCACCAAAAACACGGCCACAAGCCATTGACGGCGAGATGATTAAAAGATGTAAATGGATGAGGTTTGCCTTGGGGAACAGTCAAAGGTAGGATTTGCAGGGTAAGAAAGGTGGTAGTTGCTAGTATCAGAAGTTGCCCTGAGAATTATCAAAAAAATTATGGCTTTTCGTGAAGGAAAAGTGATCATACCCAGTCCAAACCTTGCCCTGGGGAATGTAAAGCATTCAGTTTGGGAATGGTGGTTGGACCTGGTGCAAAAGGCTGCCTTGGGGAAAAACAGGACCTATGACCTTTACTGTCAATTCTAAGGCCTGCTCCAGTCTAACAAGTGCCATGAGAACGTTCGTTCCCTAAGAACCTGGGATGCCCCAAGAAAGACGGGGATCTTGTGGCATTGTTGAGTAAATTGATGGCTTGCCTTGGGCGATCCATGACACTAGGGCGAAAACTTCCCCAAGAAGAGTAACGCCCTGAGAGCGCTTCTGCCCTGGGAAGAACGGCCCCAATGACTCGCTTCTAAGTGTGGTCTGCCTCAGGAGTATTGTGTGAATTCGGGAAAGAGTGGCTATAAAAACGTGGTTTGCCTCAGGAGTGCTGTCCACGCTGCGGAACTCTGAAAGTTGGTCCTCAGCTATAAAATGTGGTCTGCCTTAGGAGTATCCTCTGTTGCGACATTCTGAGAAGAAATGTTCAGCAACGGCTGCCCTCATGTGGCTTCTGGCTGGTGATTCGTGCTATGCCTCAGTATTCGACCTCCCAGGCGGGACAGCAGCCGAACCTTACATGCCCAATGTTATCTACTAGCCCTCAAATGGACTCACCCGCAAGGCTGTCCCTTCTGGAAGGGCTTAGACAGTAGTTCTTGAGAAAAGTACTCACTGTTCCCAATGATCTTTGACCCAGTAGAGCATCTCCTGGGTCCTTGGGCTGTAGCGTCGCTGTCGAAGACGGGATGGGTCAAGGTCGTCTTCCTCTTCAAGGTAGTGTGCTCTGGCAGACGCTCCTTCTCATTGCGAAGCCAGTCACTGTCATCCTTCAGTGCATCAGCTAGGCCTCTGAGGAGCCAGGAATGGTCGCCATCCAGCATATCAATTAGGCCATCTCTACATCGTCATCACCATTATAATAGACAGAGGTACAATCTGTTTCACTAACTCCATCATCTGAGAAGCACTTATCACCTGAACCACTATCCGCACCACTGATTAAAGCAAGAGGGTCGTCCTTCGCTTCAGAGATGGTCATCATGTCAGTAGCCTTGAGAAGGATGGAGACAGCGTGAATGAGAGAGACCAATCACAGAGTGAGCATCGAAGGCCTGATTGAAAAGCAATGGGTATAGCTAGTAGCTCTCACCCAAAGAAAACAGTGAGGACAAAATAAAAGACATCCGAgcgagagaagaaaaagaaatggcCACCAGCAGAACCATGACGGGGCTTGATGGATGAGCAAAGCAGTCACCAAAATTGGGGTGTCCCTTTGCTCACATTTTGCTTAACGAGCCAGGGTGTATCTATCATGATGTAGCCGCTGGGTGAGCGAGCGGACGAGTCTAGAGCCACGGCAGGTCATGGCCGTGGCCAGGTGAGTAGAAAGGGATGCGACGCCATTTCCAGAATTGTGAAAAGTGCGACACTGAGAGGGCGTCCAGGGTGAAGGAGGGTGACCGGTGAAGCAATCAAGGGATTGAAGAGGCTGTTCGGTTTTGTGATGAGAGATGTGGTGTGAGGTGTGGTGCGTGGATGGTAAGTACTTACCTGAGAGAGTGCGTGAAGAGGAACTTTGGTGAGTTGAAGAACAGGCCTGTTTTGGCTGCCAGCTCGCCAGATGATCGAAAAGAGTAGTAAAGaataattttattttgtAATCAGAATTCAGTTATTCTGATATTATAATTATTCTATCTTTTCTTAGTTAGTACAGCAGCAGACTAGAGTATAATAACTTATCTATAGCTTTTACTTGATAAAATCAGATTAATCTGAGATTGAATATTAAGTATAAGTTAAAAATACTAGTTTTAACGTTGAAACAGTTAGCCGGACGCCCAAAGCGGCTACACTTGACGCCGTTTTGAGCGTCCAGCTAACGCTTGGCGGCCTTGGCGTCATGTGAAAGTAGTCCCACGGCCAGCGGCCTTTACTCCCACGCCCTGCGCTGGTTGGTTACCCTGTCGTTTCGTGCCTGGCCTGGTCCTTTTGACAACCACACATCATGTAGCCGCCGTCGGAGGGCCAGCTTGTTGTTCAGCCATACCTCTCCCTCCCCTGCAAAGCCTTCTGGGGAGGGAGCCAGAAACAGCTCCCCTCGCGACCGTCTTCTTCACTCTGATTCTTAAAAGCCTTCGCCCACCAtgactctctctccctcccctcCTCCACTTCCGAGCAACTGCCATCCACCTCGCCCACACATTCATCTCTCCTCTGCCAGCTTCAAACAGGTTAGAGAAGATCAGCTTCTGCCACTCTACTCTCTATTTCTATCCAGGCATTCTTTCCTCTTGCTCTCCTTTGTCTGCCATGCGGCGCTCCCCTCGACCGGTCGGCTCTGACAACAACAGTGGCAGCACCACTGATGTACCAGACATCTTCTCTGACAATGCTACTGATGAATCCTCAGACAGTGTGTCTGAGCCAGACAGTGATGACAGCCTGGAAGATCTTTCTGACAACAATTCAATCttggatgatgaggaggaatGGGAACTCCCTGTGGCGTACTTCTTACAGGAGGCTGAATGTCTCAACATCTCCCAACTACAACAGAAATGCTACAGCCCAAGGACCCAGGCTAAGTTGGATGAGACACAGGATTACTGGGACTGGTGAGAAACAGCTGGGATCTAAGTCTCAAGACTGGTGCTAATATATAGTATGTCTCTCCAGGTTCTGCCGCGAGGGCAACTACGACCCTGCCAAACATTTCCATTGGCTTTCCAACTCCAAGGAGACAGTCTGTTTCTTCAAAGCTTTCTTCTCATGGCAATGCAGTCGGCGACGAAACAAAAAAGGGGGCCGGACACCAGGAATACAATACAAAAGCTCGCTGGAGACATTCTGGAAGTGGTGGCATCTGGTTTACAAGGCAGAGGTAGGCCACGGCTTAAGCAAAGACCTCATTGTCAAGATTCTGGATGTAAGTGACAGGTGATCAGATCAATTATAGTCTCATCTGATGGTTTACAGGTACTGGCAATTGTTGCTCAAGAGAAGGACCTCCATTCTGGACGCCGACCAAAAGCGACGATGTACATTGAAGATGTGGCGGAGTTCGCTCGCGTGCTATTGTTGACAATGGAGATGACTTTTCAGTTTGGGTGGCTTCGGATACAACTCCTCCTCTTCTGCCAGCTGGCAGCCATCACAGGCAGCCACCCTGGGGCTCTGCTGAACTTACATTATTGGGATCTTGAGCTGACTCTCATCCGTCACCCAGACGGAGGGCGCCCACGATTATTTATTTACTTAACCCCAAGGTTTACCAAGACATTTCTAGGCGAGAAGGAAGAGTGAGTCCTGGGCAAtccctttttattttagCGTCGCTGTCTCCACGTGAAGTCGCATGCCAGATATAGCTAATTATGTATGGAATAGGAATACCTTCCCTATTCCTGAAATCATCTTTGACCTGACATTGGTCCTCAGTCCTCATGTGTTCCTTCTCGGGATGCTGTTCCGTATCCAGGCGTTCAAGAATATCTCCAAAGACGGCCTAGTGTTGGACTGTCCCAAAAATCTGTATAACCTTGGTGTTCTGGATGGGCTTGGAGAACAGCCGCTGAGATTGAAAGATGAAATTCTTGATCACTTTGTGTTCTGTCAGGGAATGCGCCAATCCGACGGACTTCGAATTGCTTTGGAGGAGCGACTAATGGAAGGAGCCCTGCAATATCAGATGAAACAGGGAGGCGAAATCACAGGGTTTGAACAGGTCACAAAGCTGTATGGTCTCCGTTATGGGACGGCGAAAGCATTTAATGACAGCCATGAGTTATCTGGTTTGTTCACATTGAAAATGATCATGTCCTTACTAACACCACTGTCTCCTTTGTTGAACAGCGGATGTGATGAACGAGCTCCAGAACGTGATGTTGCAGCATGTGAGCATTGACACCTTCATTAAACATTATAGCGTGGGCATCCATGTTGATGCTCAGGCCATTGTCCAGGGACTGCCGGCTCAGAAACAGCTGATGTGGTTTGCAGCATCCATGAGCCAGTCAATTGATCCCCGCTGACTGTACAAGCTTGAGGACACTAGTTGCGTCAACAACATCCCGCGCGTGCGAACACTGCAGACGCGGGTCTGTGAAAGAAAACAATTTCAGGACAAGATGAAGCAGGCTTTCGAGACAGCAGAACAGGACTTTGAGCAAAGCTTCAGTGATTACCAGAATCagaagaaagtgaagaagGAGCTACCAGCTCCTGCTCAACAGGCGCTTGACTGTGTGGTGAAGTCCGAGGAAGAGTACAGAGGGGCGGTCTGGAGGCATCTCTGGGCACAgcatgtgtctcagaatgAGTGGCAACGGCAACATAACCACTTAGTGCGTGAGAATCTGGAAAGATATAAGAACAAGCAGCCAGTGATTGACTGCGAGAGGCAACTTGCTGGGAAGTTCTTGAATGATGAGGTGAAGGGTGCTCTGGAGTGAACAGGGTATATGACCCCGCAGCATATGATCCTGCTCAATAATATCTTGAGCATGCCGGGCGCCACTGTCAAAAAGGAATACCAGTGCTGGATTGCCGCAATCAATGCGGTCATTGCTTTCTGTGATGTGGAGGAGGGATCACCCACAAGACAACCTAACCTTGCACAGAAACATCCTGCCATGGATTCCTTATCATCTGCTCCTTCCACAAAAAGGCAAAGATGCTCTTTGTCTGATGGGCACAGAACACCATTTCTCAAGTGATTGTGTCTGTCTGcattaaaaagaaagaggaacAGCCAACAGTTTGCTTTCTCTGTCTGGGAAATCCTCATATGCCAGAACATGAGCAGTCTAAAGACTATTGTACACCTGGGTCACTCACCTGTCACTTTGTTGACATTCATGTCATACCATATCCAAAAGACATGCGGGTTAAATACAGCATCTGTGAGGAACAGCTGGAGAGTAAATCAGCATTGATGAACCATGCTGAGAGAAAGCATGGAACTGTCTCACACCACCCTTTGTCCGCCCTCGGCCCAATTTAGATTTCCAATACACCTGCGACCTAAAACATTTGTGGACCAGGATCCCCCTCTTTGCCTTTGTTGACGCGGCATATTGAGGGCTGGTACCTCAACAATTTCCTTTATTGGTGTGTTTATTTTTTGTAACTTGTTTCTCAAATCCTCTGCGGGCTTGATGCCACAGTAACATTGCATGGTACATATACATACTAGATTGAATAAGATATTCAAAGGAATCAGGATCTAAAGAGAGTTGTCCATGTGTGATATCTCAACAGCCATACCAGTTGAGGGTCAATCCTATCAGCAGACTCTGGTTCAATGGGTATTATGTTGAAGGCCCTCATTGAATAAAAGGAAGTGCTCAATATCAACTGTACAAGCAGAGAAGCTCATACAGCAAGATTCCCTTCAATGTATGTATTTAATGTGGATTAAATAATACCTGTTTCCCACTCAAAGGCTCCTTGAAATGGATGCGCATATAGCTTTCTGTTTTCACACTTTTAAGGGACACCTTAAGCTCTTGTAAAACATCTGCTGCGAACTCCAGTTCTTCTTGAATCTCGTCTGAGAACTTGAAAGTATCAGAATGTAGGAACATGTCTATTGTTGCTTGAGTGAGTAGTCACCGAACTGAATGTCCCTTCAGTAAGTGAGTAGCTGCATAGACATTTTCACGTGTCATGTGACGAACAAGTCTGTCTCTTGAATAAATATCTGGAACATTGTCCAAAATAGTCGCGCGGATATGTTCAATGATTTGTGATTCCACATTGTTGATACTTAGCATGTCTACAAGCCTGGCAAATTCAATCATCACAGATATCCAGTCTGTTGGCGATTCCTTGCCAAGAATAACACGGCCGAGGTACAGCCACTGGAGAAATAGTCGAAAACTTCGATTTGATACAACTCCCTCAATCTCTTCCAGTACTGCGGACTGTTCTTGCCCTTCTTTGAACTTCCCATTAAACATTCCTGCAAAATATGGTGAACGGCTGCAAAGAAGTGTCTTAGACACATCATAGGCTGTGGGTCCTATTTTTATCTTGACCATAGAACCATGATAAAGAGGTAGGGAACTAAATCAAAAACATCAGGACTGAGCTTAGAATGATATATATTcgcatacggagtagtgtCTTATCTTACACACGCAAGGTAAGTTAGATCAGTGTTGCGCTGAGCAAGATATGATTTCAAGAAGCCATAGCAGTATAGGCTTGCTTGGAATATTTATAGGATAGCTACGGTCACAGTAACCAATCTTTGGCAAAAAGAATCAAAAATGGACTTTCAACTAATATTCCAACTTACAGCTTCAGCAACAGCCTCAATCTGTTCAGGAGCAAGCCTTGCGTTCTGGCTCCTGTCAATTGAGGGTCTGAGCCAGCCAGGGCTGAGCAAGAAATGACTCATTCTTATTCAAGCTACTGTAAATGGAATTATCATCTTCGGTTCGCTCGTCTCTGTTTTCCTCGCAATTCAAGTAAACTATGAGAAGAGTAAGTGGCCCAGCTATTTGATGTCCATTGCCCTTAATTATGTTTTAGATTCGTTCCACTTGATACTCGATATAGAGACAGGCTGCGTGCTGATTTTGCTTATTTTAAACGAGGTGAGAGTGATACgatagaaaagaaaggcGATGCTGACTTTTGACAGTATCTAAGTGTGTCTACTTTGCAGGACAGAACAACTCATATAGTGGCTGGAATCTTCATTATGAGTGCAATGGCCGCCCTCTCACTTTCAATATACCTATCGGTGCGCTTTCATCTCGAGAAGCCAACGTACGGCGAAACTTGATATAGGTGATTAGGATGCCACAAATTTCCATGTTGCTCTTATTTCCCGATGAAACAAAACTGTGAATTTTAGGTACCCGAATTTTGTCGTTTAGCCCTAACTGATGTAGGCGGAGCAGTGTCTTGATTTCGCGTTCGCTATGTTTTAATAGCTCTCGATAAGCTGGTTTGAAAAATTGCTCCTTTCCCTCATTACCCACAAGCACTCTTGAAGGTCGTAATGGTCTTTCATGTTCCGAATCCCAGGGTAATTTCACCTTTGAAGGTTCGAGTAGAGGAACGCTAGCAGTCATAGCAGTATACGACAACGAAAGGCGGGTTCGAGGCATAAGGTCATCCGGTTTGTGTGAGGATTGGATTGCAGTTAGTTTGCCATCATTGACTGTTATGGTCAAATGAATTGCTGGTGTTGTGTAATATTCCTCTAAGGTTATTATCCGCGGCTCAGTTGGACGAGGCGCCAGGGTACGGAAGTGTGCAAAACAAGCCTTTGCCATCCAGTAGCACATCTCCTCCATTGGGTCTGGTTGGCCAGGCTTAAACTGGAAGTCATCGTTATCCATAGACAAGAGGTCCTTTATCAAACCACAAAATTCACGTTTGATTGCTGGACACTCCTCCATGTTTTTGGCTAGGGCT
Encoded proteins:
- a CDS encoding uncharacterized protein (EggNog:ENOG410PWWN~COG:S) — protein: MTSNESSEATPHPDSPYDIVNFWCGDKDKTEMTVMCYDRRFDILALAKNMEECPAIKREFCGLIKDLLSMDNDDFQFKPGQPDPMEEMCYWMAKACFAHFRTLAPRPTEPRIITLEEYYTTPAIHLTITVNDGKLTAIQSSHKPDDLMPRTRLSLSYTAMTASVPLLEPSKVKLPWDSEHERPLRPSRVLVGNEGKEQFFKPAYRELLKHSEREIKTLLRLHQLGLNDKIRVPKIHSFVSSGNKSNMEICGILITYIKFRRTLASRDESAPIGILKVRGRPLHS
- a CDS encoding uncharacterized protein (EggNog:ENOG410PVVM~COG:S), which encodes MATPLAAGVPYCPANLREDEWYIRVGKSLFPLAYFADRDVPLEAEQIHVLRKQMGSVVVERDSSYVTKFGGSIRRSEEHAMMLVAKHTSVPVPRVFNSDIRDDYGQITMSIIPGKSLDKLWASLNEVTKLKICRKIWGLLAQLRSIPRPPECDGLFQCSADGSSSTDPLLEDLGPPPHRPILTDEELRARIYERYIHFGGRLYEHTLPDMLPRSSRSVFTHADIAPRNIMVDKERQITGILDWEFAGWYPDYWEYTQMMRPGDEVTSDWQRFMDLTAPEKWDLSGVNAVRKILF
- a CDS encoding uncharacterized protein (EggNog:ENOG410PVGN~COG:S~TransMembrane:1 (o301-320i)), encoding MRRSPRPVGSDNNSGSTTDVPDIFSDNATDESSDSVSEPDSDDSLEDLSDNNSILDDEEEWELPVAYFLQEAECLNISQLQQKCYSPRTQAKLDETQDYWDWFCREGNYDPAKHFHWLSNSKETVCFFKAFFSWQCSRRRNKKGGRTPGIQYKSSLETFWKWWHLVYKAEVGHGLSKDLIVKILDVLAIVAQEKDLHSGRRPKATMYIEDVAEFARVLLLTMEMTFQFGWLRIQLLLFCQLAAITGSHPGALLNLHYWDLELTLIRHPDGGRPRLFIYLTPRFTKTFLGEKEENTFPIPEIIFDLTLVLSPHVFLLGMLFRIQAFKNISKDGLVLDCPKNLYNLGVLDGLGEQPLRLKDEILDHFVFCQGMRQSDGLRIALEERLMEGALQYQMKQGGEITGFEQVTKLYGLRYGTAKAFNDSHELSADVMNELQNVMLQHVSIDTFIKHYSVGIHVDAQAIVQGLPAQKQLMCCVNNIPRVRTLQTRVCERKQFQDKMKQAFETAEQDFEQSFSDYQNQKKVKKELPAPAQQALDCVVKSEEEYRGAVWRHLWAQHVSQNEWQRQHNHLVRENLERYKNKQPVIDCERQLAGKFLNDEVKGALE